DNA from Candidatus Methylomirabilota bacterium:
CGGCCGTGCGCTGAGGAGCCGAGATGGAGACGCGGCTTGACGGGAAGGTGGCGCTGATCACCGGCGCCAGTCGGGGCATCGGTCTGGCCATCGCCGAGGGGCTGGCCGAGGACGGGGCGTCGGTCGGCATGGCGGCCCGGACCAGCGGTGTGCTGCGAGAGGCCGCGGAACGGGTGGCCCGGCGGTACGGCGTCAAGACGCTTCCCGTCGAAACGGACATGGGCGACCGGCGCCAGGTCGCCCGCCTGGTGCGGGCCGTCGGGGAGACGTTCGGGCGAATCGACATCGTCGTCAACGGGGGAGCGGACGTCCCCAGCAGCCCGCCGCTCCAGGCGACGGAGGAGGACTGGGAGTCCGGCATCGCGACCAAGCTGCTGGGGTATGTCCGCTGCACCCGCGAGGCGCTGCCGTGGATGGAGTCGGCCGGTGGCGGCGCCGTGATCCACGTCGTGAGCATCAGCGGCCGGGAGCCGGTCGGCGCCAGCGGCGTGCCGGGCGCCGTCAACGCGGCCTTGCTGAATCTCACCAAGACCATGGCCACCGAGCTCGCCCCGCGCGGCATTCGGGTCAACGCCGTCAACCCCGGCTTCACCGCCACCGGCCGCATGGAGCGGCACACGGCGGCCATGGCCAGGGAGGCCGGAGTCGACCAGGCGGTCCTGAAGGATCGGATCCTCGGCATGACGCCGCTCGGGCGCTTCGCCCAGGCGGCGGACGTCGCGAACCTCGTTCGGTTCCTGGTGTCGGACCGGGCCTCCTTCATCACGGGCGCCGCCTTCACCATCGACGGCGGCTTCACGCGGGGAGCCTTCTGACCATGGCCCGGGAGCATGGGAGCACTCCGCCGGCCGGCCGGCCCGCGACCGGGGACCGATACTTCCTCGTCGTGCTCGTGGACATCGACCCGCGTGAAGAGGACGCCTTCAACCGCTGGTATGACGAGGACCACGTCCCGGCCATCGTGGCGTGCCCGGGGCTCGTGAGCGGCAAGCGCGGAGTGGCCGTCAGTCCCGGTCAGAGCCCGCGGTACATCGCCTTCTACGAGGCGACCAGCTTCGAGGCGTTCGACTCCCCGGAGTTCACCCGCGTTCGCGGGTGGGGGCCGTTTGCCGAAAAGATCAGGAATCGGACCCGACTGGAGTTCCGCATGATCGGGTCGCACTGGGCGCGGGACGAGGTCGGTGAGGTGAGGGCGGCTCGATCCTGGCAGCCGGTCTTCGAGCCGGAGTCGCCGGCGGGCCGCTGACCCCCGAGGGGTGCCGCGGTGACGAGCAGGGAGGCCAGGGCCCGGATTGGCGCGGGGTCGCGGCTCAATGCCTTCATCTCGCTGACCGGCGAGGAGGGGGACGGGCCGGTCGTCGCGGTCAAAGACCTGATCGACGTGCGCGGGTCGGTGACCACCGGGGGCGGAATCATCCTGCCGAAGGAACCGGCTCTCGCTGACGCGACGGTGATCGGGCTCATCCGCCGACATGGGTGCCTCGTGGTGGGCAAGACCAACCTCGACGAGTGGGCGGCGGGGGCGACCAGCGAGAATCCGCACTACGGCGCGGCGCTGAACCCCAGGGATGAAAGCCGCGTGGCCGGTGGGTC
Protein-coding regions in this window:
- a CDS encoding SDR family oxidoreductase encodes the protein METRLDGKVALITGASRGIGLAIAEGLAEDGASVGMAARTSGVLREAAERVARRYGVKTLPVETDMGDRRQVARLVRAVGETFGRIDIVVNGGADVPSSPPLQATEEDWESGIATKLLGYVRCTREALPWMESAGGGAVIHVVSISGREPVGASGVPGAVNAALLNLTKTMATELAPRGIRVNAVNPGFTATGRMERHTAAMAREAGVDQAVLKDRILGMTPLGRFAQAADVANLVRFLVSDRASFITGAAFTIDGGFTRGAF